The following proteins are co-located in the Candidatus Accumulibacter cognatus genome:
- a CDS encoding transposase has translation MAAKNPRNSGAVNKSGTIIADLEPDQGWERLLRYCARPAFAQKRLRQIDAEHLVYESRKPEPGGRVSQLLTPLELLNRLATLIPPFRLSSATGIAPMAYWRPMRRFDRPLQCWRRHPSRHQPRRMPWRRKRRSPGSPICLGAAAGAHRRSVPAHLPQVRRRDSNHRFHRRDAEGPPPSARRGWRAAWLGEAASLAPTCEVRRLVRQMNRKHYAYSIPVCCRPTRLMLL, from the coding sequence ATGGCGGCTAAAAACCCCCGGAATTCTGGAGCAGTAAATAAATCGGGCACAATAATTGCCGACCTGGAGCCGGATCAAGGGTGGGAGCGCCTGCTGCGCTATTGCGCCCGCCCGGCCTTCGCGCAGAAACGGCTGCGCCAGATCGATGCGGAGCACCTTGTCTATGAGAGCCGCAAGCCGGAGCCGGGCGGACGCGTCAGCCAGCTCCTGACGCCCCTCGAACTGCTGAACCGCCTCGCCACGCTGATTCCGCCATTCCGCCTCTCAAGCGCCACCGGCATCGCACCTATGGCGTACTGGCGCCCAATGCGCCGCTTTGATCGGCCGTTACAGTGCTGGCGGCGACACCCAAGTCGCCATCAGCCAAGGCGGATGCCGTGGCGGAGGAAGCGCCGTTCGCCGGGTAGCCCGATATGCCTGGGCGCTGCTGCTGGCGCGCATCGACGAAGTGTTCCCGCTCACCTGCCCCAAGTGCGGCGGCGAGATTCGAATCATCGCTTTCATCGCCGAGACGCCGAGGGGCCCCCGCCAAGCGCGAGGCGGGGCTGGCGTGCCGCGTGGCTTGGGGAAGCCGCCTCGCTGGCGCCGACTTGTGAAGTACGCAGGCTTGTACGACAGATGAATCGAAAACACTACGCGTATTCGATTCCCGTCTGCTGCAGACCGACCAGGTTGATGTTGCTCTGA
- a CDS encoding glycogen/starch/alpha-glucan phosphorylase yields MEKENAPPVEAVGDLLVGREERRTGLSVDALRRAILDKLVYVQARFPQVATRRDCFMALAQAVRDRLLQRWVQTARTYRDRGSRTVCYMSAEFLIGPQLGNNLINLGIFDKARQATQEFGLDLEMLLDQEEEPGLGNGGLGRLAACYLDSLATLEIPAIGYGILYEFGIFTQAIRDGQQVELTDKWLRAGSPWLIHRPSIAFDIKLGGHTEFQFEANGERRLRVQWIPAKVVRGTAWDMPVLGYGVNTPNRLRLWSAEAPESFDFAAFNAGNYYQAVDAQIRSETITKVLYPNDETEAGQELRLEQQYFFVACSLKDMIRLQLQREKNLDHFDEKFVIQLNDTHPSIAVAELMRLLVDEYMMEWDPAWAITRKTFAYTNHTLLPEALEKWRLALFKRVLPRHFEIICEINLRFLDEVRIRYPGDDARLRRMSLIDEDGAHYVRMANLAVVGSFAVNGVARLHSELLKSDVLKDFYEMWPEKFNNKTNGVTPRRFVVLANPTMSGLIEETIGPGWVTDMTRLRELEPYADDPAFRESWRRIKTGNKNRLVGEIKRFVHVDVDPASMFDVQVKRLHEYKRQHLNILHVVSLYKRLKENPDLVIAPRTVIFGGKAAPGYFMAKLIIRLINAVADVIGRDPAMHGKLQVVFFPNYNVKHAQSIFPAADLSEQISLAGKEASGTGNMKFQMNGALTIGTLDGANVEIREEVGDDNFFLFGMSTPEVIELRRTGYRPRTYYDANPHLREVIDLIASGFFTKGDREIFRPLIDHLLNHDEYMVLADFQSYIDCQARVSEAYLDVDRWTRMSILNVARSGFFSSDRAIREYCDEIWKVKPVRIELSYLSDEDMQFTRAIAGAD; encoded by the coding sequence ATGGAAAAAGAAAATGCGCCGCCGGTAGAGGCGGTCGGCGATCTGCTGGTGGGGCGCGAAGAACGGCGTACCGGACTCAGTGTGGATGCGTTGCGACGAGCCATCCTCGACAAACTGGTCTATGTGCAGGCGCGCTTCCCGCAGGTGGCAACGCGGCGTGACTGTTTCATGGCGCTCGCGCAGGCGGTACGCGACCGCCTGCTGCAACGCTGGGTACAAACTGCGCGTACCTATCGCGATCGGGGCAGCCGTACCGTCTGTTACATGTCCGCCGAATTCCTGATCGGTCCGCAACTCGGCAACAACCTGATCAATCTCGGGATCTTCGACAAGGCCCGGCAGGCCACCCAGGAATTCGGACTTGATCTGGAGATGCTGCTCGACCAGGAAGAGGAGCCGGGGCTTGGCAACGGCGGTCTCGGACGCCTGGCAGCTTGTTACCTTGACTCGCTGGCAACCCTCGAAATTCCCGCCATCGGTTATGGCATCTTGTATGAGTTCGGTATCTTCACACAGGCGATTCGCGATGGGCAGCAGGTCGAGCTGACCGACAAGTGGTTACGTGCCGGGAGCCCTTGGCTGATCCACCGTCCGAGCATCGCTTTCGATATCAAGCTCGGCGGCCATACCGAATTTCAGTTCGAGGCAAACGGCGAACGCCGCCTGCGCGTACAATGGATTCCGGCAAAGGTGGTTCGTGGTACTGCCTGGGACATGCCGGTGCTGGGTTACGGAGTGAACACTCCGAACCGGCTCCGGCTGTGGAGCGCAGAGGCGCCGGAGAGTTTTGATTTCGCAGCCTTCAATGCCGGTAACTACTATCAGGCAGTCGATGCCCAGATTCGCTCCGAGACCATCACCAAGGTGCTGTATCCGAACGATGAAACGGAAGCGGGCCAGGAACTCAGGCTCGAGCAACAGTACTTCTTCGTGGCTTGCTCGCTGAAGGACATGATCCGCCTGCAACTGCAGCGCGAGAAGAACCTCGATCACTTCGACGAGAAGTTTGTTATCCAGCTCAACGATACGCATCCGTCGATCGCCGTGGCGGAACTGATGCGCCTGCTGGTCGACGAATATATGATGGAGTGGGATCCGGCCTGGGCGATTACCCGCAAGACCTTCGCCTATACCAACCACACGCTGCTGCCGGAGGCACTCGAAAAGTGGCGACTGGCCTTGTTCAAGCGCGTGCTGCCGCGGCATTTCGAGATCATTTGCGAGATCAACCTGCGTTTCCTCGACGAAGTTCGGATTCGCTATCCGGGCGACGACGCGCGACTGAGAAGAATGTCACTGATCGACGAGGATGGTGCGCACTACGTGCGCATGGCGAATCTGGCGGTCGTCGGCAGCTTTGCGGTGAATGGCGTGGCCAGGCTGCATTCCGAGCTGCTCAAGTCGGATGTCCTCAAGGATTTCTACGAGATGTGGCCGGAGAAGTTCAACAACAAGACCAATGGCGTTACGCCGCGCCGCTTCGTGGTCCTGGCGAATCCGACGATGTCCGGGCTGATCGAGGAAACCATCGGTCCCGGCTGGGTGACCGACATGACACGGCTGCGAGAACTCGAACCATATGCCGACGATCCCGCCTTCCGCGAATCCTGGCGGCGGATCAAGACCGGCAACAAGAACCGGCTGGTCGGCGAGATCAAACGTTTTGTCCATGTCGATGTCGATCCGGCGTCGATGTTCGACGTCCAGGTCAAGCGTTTGCATGAGTACAAGCGGCAGCATCTCAACATTCTGCACGTGGTTTCCTTGTACAAGCGCCTGAAGGAAAATCCCGACCTCGTGATCGCGCCCCGCACCGTGATCTTCGGGGGCAAGGCGGCGCCGGGTTATTTCATGGCCAAGCTGATCATCCGGCTGATCAACGCCGTTGCTGACGTGATCGGTCGCGATCCAGCGATGCACGGCAAACTGCAGGTGGTTTTCTTTCCGAACTACAATGTCAAGCATGCCCAGTCGATCTTTCCCGCAGCCGATCTGTCCGAACAGATTTCACTGGCCGGCAAGGAAGCTTCCGGGACCGGCAACATGAAGTTCCAGATGAACGGTGCGCTGACCATCGGCACGCTCGACGGCGCCAACGTCGAAATCCGAGAGGAAGTCGGCGACGACAACTTCTTCCTGTTCGGGATGAGCACGCCTGAGGTCATAGAACTCAGAAGGACGGGCTACCGACCACGGACCTACTACGACGCAAACCCGCACCTGCGCGAAGTAATCGACCTGATCGCCAGTGGCTTCTTCACCAAGGGAGACCGCGAGATCTTCCGGCCCCTCATCGATCACCTTCTCAACCATGATGAATACATGGTATTGGCAGACTTCCAGTCGTACATTGATTGTCAGGCCAGAGTCTCGGAGGCCTATCTGGATGTCGATCGCTGGACGCGGATGTCGATTCTCAACGTTGCACGTTCAGGTTTCTTTTCTTCCGACCGGGCGATCCGCGAGTACTGCGACGAGATCTGGAAGGTGAAGCCAGTGCGTATCGAACTCAGTTACCTGTCAGACGAAGACATGCAGTTTACGCGTGCCATTGCCGGAGCAGATTGA
- a CDS encoding phosphoserine transaminase — MQPTAKPKNPNFSSGPCSKRPGYDVSTLALDTLGRSHRSALGKKALALACSETARILGLPEGYRVGVVPGSDTGAVEMAMWSLLGQRGVDVLVWESFGAGWATDVVKQLKLADARVLKADYGDIVDLAQVNFDHDVVFTWNGTTSGVKVPNGDWIPDERAGLTICDATSAVFAMDLPWDKLDVVTFSWQKVLGGEGAHGMLILGPRAVARLESYSPPWPLPKVFRLTSGGKLSEGIFRGETINTPSMLCVADYLDALQWIEAIGGVPAAIARSEANLAVIAEFVAANDWITFLAKDPATRSNTSVCLSVQLDAEQVKKLVKLLDSEGVAFDIGSYKDAPAGIRIWCGSTVETADLQALMPWLAWAYQQVAA; from the coding sequence ATGCAACCCACAGCGAAACCCAAAAACCCCAATTTTTCATCAGGTCCTTGCAGCAAGCGCCCGGGCTATGATGTCAGCACCCTAGCACTCGACACCCTGGGCCGCTCGCACCGCTCGGCGCTGGGCAAGAAAGCCCTTGCGCTGGCGTGCTCGGAAACCGCTCGCATCCTCGGTTTGCCGGAAGGCTATCGCGTCGGCGTCGTGCCGGGGTCGGACACGGGTGCGGTGGAAATGGCGATGTGGTCCCTGCTGGGTCAGCGCGGTGTCGACGTTCTGGTCTGGGAATCCTTTGGAGCGGGTTGGGCGACGGATGTGGTCAAGCAACTGAAACTTGCCGACGCACGCGTCCTGAAGGCCGATTATGGGGACATCGTCGATCTCGCGCAGGTGAATTTCGATCATGACGTAGTGTTTACCTGGAACGGTACGACTTCCGGCGTCAAGGTGCCCAATGGTGACTGGATTCCGGATGAGCGCGCCGGCCTGACGATCTGCGATGCCACTTCGGCGGTTTTCGCCATGGACCTGCCCTGGGACAAGCTCGACGTGGTGACCTTCTCCTGGCAGAAGGTCTTGGGTGGTGAGGGCGCACACGGCATGCTGATCCTCGGTCCACGCGCGGTTGCCCGTCTGGAAAGCTATAGCCCGCCGTGGCCGCTGCCCAAGGTGTTCCGCCTGACCTCCGGCGGCAAGCTCAGCGAAGGCATCTTCCGCGGGGAAACGATCAACACCCCGTCGATGCTCTGCGTTGCCGACTATCTCGACGCCTTGCAATGGATCGAGGCGATTGGCGGTGTCCCGGCGGCGATTGCGCGCAGCGAGGCCAACTTGGCGGTGATCGCCGAGTTTGTCGCCGCCAACGACTGGATCACCTTCCTGGCCAAGGATCCGGCAACGCGCTCGAACACCAGCGTCTGCCTGAGCGTGCAACTCGACGCTGAGCAGGTGAAGAAGCTCGTCAAGCTGCTCGACAGCGAAGGTGTTGCTTTCGACATCGGTTCGTACAAGGACGCCCCGGCAGGGATTCGCATCTGGTGTGGGTCAACCGTCGAGACTGCCGACCTGCAGGCGCTGATGCCATGGCTGGCCTGGGCCTATCAGCAGGTCGCCGCCTGA
- a CDS encoding DEAD/DEAH box helicase, with translation MSQSFALLGLAAELTRVVAEQGYTEPTPVQAQAIPVILAGRDVLACAQTGTGKTAGFTLPLLQRLSAASPTAAPPPRRVRALILTPTRELAAQIEESVRTYGQYLPLQSTLVYGGVNINPQIEALRRGVDILVATPGRLLDHLQQKTANLAHVEILVLDEADRMLDMGFIRDIRRIIALLPARRQNLLFSATFSNEIRQLADGLLHVPAMIEVARRNAESELVAQRIHPVDAWRKRELLTHLVSSGDWRQVLVFTRMKSGANRLAEQLCKEGIEATAIHGNKSQPARTRALAGFKAGTVRVLVATDIAARGLDIEELPHVVNFELPNVPEDYVHRIGRTGRAGSTGEAISLVSIEENPLLADIEKLLTRRIDRQIVPGFEPGRPPPHLLAAAQAVERGGRDGQRRGSGQGKAGAQRKQTSATPPVRPGASMPARASQAPLPTAPRAPQSARVGAALPVLFRSPTRRGS, from the coding sequence TTGTCCCAATCGTTTGCCTTACTCGGCCTTGCGGCCGAACTCACGCGTGTTGTCGCCGAACAGGGCTACACCGAACCGACGCCAGTACAGGCGCAAGCCATTCCGGTCATTCTCGCTGGACGTGATGTTCTCGCCTGCGCCCAGACCGGCACCGGCAAGACCGCCGGCTTCACGCTGCCGCTACTGCAGCGGCTGTCGGCAGCTTCCCCCACTGCCGCACCCCCCCCCCGGCGCGTACGGGCGCTGATCCTGACCCCCACCCGCGAACTCGCGGCACAGATCGAAGAGAGCGTGCGCACCTACGGCCAGTACCTGCCGCTCCAGTCCACCCTGGTTTACGGCGGCGTGAACATCAATCCGCAGATTGAAGCCTTGCGCCGCGGCGTCGATATCCTTGTCGCCACGCCGGGTCGCCTGCTCGATCACCTGCAGCAGAAGACCGCCAACCTGGCACATGTCGAGATCCTGGTGCTTGACGAAGCGGACCGCATGCTGGACATGGGCTTCATTCGCGACATTCGGCGCATCATCGCGCTGCTGCCCGCACGGCGCCAGAACCTGCTGTTCTCGGCCACCTTTTCCAACGAGATTCGCCAGCTCGCCGACGGCCTGCTGCATGTGCCGGCGATGATCGAAGTTGCACGCCGCAACGCCGAGTCCGAACTGGTTGCCCAGCGCATCCACCCGGTTGACGCCTGGCGCAAGCGCGAACTGCTGACCCATCTAGTGTCGTCGGGCGACTGGCGCCAAGTGCTGGTGTTCACGCGCATGAAGAGCGGCGCCAACCGGCTGGCGGAGCAATTGTGCAAGGAAGGCATTGAGGCCACGGCGATCCACGGCAACAAGAGCCAGCCAGCGCGGACGCGGGCACTAGCCGGCTTCAAAGCCGGCACGGTGCGTGTCCTGGTGGCGACGGACATTGCCGCGCGCGGTCTGGACATTGAAGAGTTGCCGCATGTGGTCAACTTCGAGCTTCCCAATGTTCCCGAGGACTATGTCCACCGCATCGGCCGGACCGGGCGTGCGGGGAGCACCGGCGAAGCGATTTCACTGGTTTCGATTGAGGAAAACCCGCTGCTCGCCGACATCGAGAAACTGCTGACGCGTCGCATCGATCGCCAGATCGTGCCGGGATTCGAACCCGGTCGGCCGCCGCCCCATCTGCTGGCAGCAGCGCAAGCTGTCGAACGAGGCGGCCGCGATGGCCAGCGACGCGGCAGTGGCCAGGGCAAGGCCGGCGCACAGCGGAAGCAGACCTCGGCGACGCCACCGGTACGCCCGGGCGCGTCAATGCCGGCGCGCGCCAGTCAAGCGCCGCTGCCCACTGCCCCTCGGGCGCCGCAGAGCGCCAGAGTCGGTGCCGCACTGCCGGTGCTGTTTCGCAGCCCCACCCGACGCGGCAGTTGA
- a CDS encoding phosphoglycerate dehydrogenase has translation MYKVRTYNKISIKGLDRFPRQSYEVGSDIAHPDAFLLRSQKLQGIDVPASLLAVARAGAGVNNVPVAEYSKQGIVVFNTPGANANAVKELVMAGMLLSARGIVDGMNYVQSLADLKDPAEMSPLVEKAKSRFAGHEIRGKTIGIVGLGAIGSMVADMALAMGMTVIGFDPVLSIDAAWRLSNEVSRMENLQSLLARSDYVSLHVPAIDATRHMLNDDTLAVIKPGAVLLNFARDAIVDSAAVLRSLDSGRLGKYVCDFPEPALLGHPRIIAMPHIGASTEESEENCAVMAANQLVDYLENGHIVNSVNFPKISMERSPGTSRITFSNDNVSGVLGHVLSILANHQVNVVDMMNKSRGELAFNIVDVEKKPCEEVINAIKAVERVIRVRVI, from the coding sequence ATGTACAAGGTCAGAACCTACAACAAGATTTCGATCAAGGGTCTCGATCGATTTCCGCGTCAATCCTATGAAGTCGGTAGCGACATCGCTCACCCCGACGCTTTTCTCCTGCGCAGCCAGAAGTTGCAGGGTATCGACGTTCCCGCCTCGCTGCTGGCCGTTGCCCGCGCCGGCGCCGGGGTCAACAATGTTCCCGTCGCCGAGTACAGCAAGCAGGGGATCGTGGTGTTCAACACCCCGGGAGCCAATGCCAACGCCGTCAAGGAACTGGTGATGGCCGGCATGCTACTGAGCGCGCGCGGCATCGTCGACGGCATGAATTATGTGCAGTCGCTCGCCGATCTGAAGGATCCGGCGGAGATGTCACCGCTCGTCGAAAAGGCCAAATCCCGCTTTGCCGGCCACGAGATTCGTGGCAAGACGATCGGTATCGTCGGTCTCGGAGCCATCGGCTCGATGGTCGCCGACATGGCGCTGGCGATGGGCATGACGGTGATCGGTTTTGACCCGGTGTTGTCGATCGATGCGGCCTGGCGCCTGTCGAACGAAGTCAGCCGCATGGAAAACCTGCAATCGCTGCTCGCCCGTTCCGACTACGTTTCGCTGCATGTGCCGGCGATCGATGCCACCCGGCATATGCTCAACGACGACACCTTAGCAGTCATCAAACCTGGCGCCGTGTTGCTCAACTTTGCACGGGACGCGATCGTGGACTCGGCGGCGGTCCTGCGCAGTCTTGACTCCGGCCGGCTCGGCAAATACGTCTGCGATTTTCCCGAGCCCGCTCTGCTCGGACACCCGCGAATCATTGCCATGCCGCACATCGGCGCCAGTACCGAGGAATCCGAGGAAAACTGCGCGGTGATGGCTGCCAACCAACTGGTCGACTATCTGGAAAACGGCCACATCGTGAACTCGGTGAACTTTCCGAAGATCAGTATGGAGCGCAGTCCGGGCACCTCGCGGATCACTTTCTCCAACGACAATGTTTCCGGTGTTCTCGGCCATGTTCTGTCCATTCTTGCCAACCACCAGGTCAATGTCGTGGACATGATGAACAAGAGCCGCGGCGAACTGGCCTTCAATATCGTGGACGTCGAGAAAAAGCCTTGTGAAGAGGTGATCAACGCCATCAAGGCGGTCGAACGCGTGATTCGCGTACGCGTGATCTAA
- a CDS encoding S8 family serine peptidase → MSITFNDPLFSSQWYLVNTGQRGGTSRLDINVKSAWDKYTGKGVIVAVNDDGMDLAHPDLVGNLLTNLAYDSGRDTVGQGFVGAANSHGTVVGSIVGMVANDGIGGVGVAYEAKIVPGLAFGAAGTNTANLFLANLAAGAGVSVNSWGLDPAFAENFGASGSLSDQAWGAALLRAASEARGGKGMVIEVSGGNERGNNADAAMSNFTGNKLTIAVGAITETGAPTPYSTPGASLLVTAPGGVSSGDQSLNEGFGISSADVQGTAGYNTTEGAAGDYAYQNQGTSYSGPMVGGAAALMLQANPTLGFRDISTILALTARKVDATNASWFQTHASDWNLGGMHFSRDFGYGLMDVSAAVQLAESWTLPAGTVANWQNAEGVSATASAAIPDISPAGLTVTASVASNVRIDRMEFDLNLTAANPSQLSAIITSPSGTTVTLFDQPLTRNLVSGVPDMSTPEPSWPSTFTIGSTAFLGEPSSGTWTLKLTDKVAGEVATYNSLTVRAWGSIITADSQYVLTDEFSVANTTLTDSSGTDTLNAAAVSGAVRLDLIAGDQSTVGAGQFTIAPGSVIENAIGGLGNDTLIGNAANNVLRGNAGNDTIDGSTGIDTAVFGGGRTNYTLTKTGTGFTVLAMSGTDGTDTITGVERLQFSDAKLALDLDGNAGKTAKLLGVVFSPASVSNKQFVGIGLSLLDGGMAYPDLMGAALRAAGATSNSAVVNLLWNNLFGSAPTSEQAKPFVDLLDNGALGAGALGVAAAELQLNQSNINLVGLQQTGIEYA, encoded by the coding sequence ATGTCGATCACGTTCAACGATCCCTTGTTCTCGTCGCAGTGGTACCTAGTCAACACCGGCCAGCGCGGCGGAACTTCGCGCCTCGACATCAATGTGAAGTCGGCTTGGGACAAGTACACCGGCAAGGGTGTGATCGTGGCCGTCAACGACGATGGCATGGATCTTGCCCATCCTGATCTGGTGGGTAATCTGCTGACCAACCTCGCCTACGACTCGGGGCGCGACACCGTCGGGCAGGGATTCGTCGGCGCGGCCAACTCGCATGGCACCGTGGTGGGTTCCATCGTCGGAATGGTCGCCAACGACGGCATTGGTGGCGTTGGTGTTGCATACGAAGCCAAGATCGTTCCGGGGCTTGCTTTTGGCGCGGCCGGCACCAATACTGCCAATCTGTTTCTGGCCAATCTGGCCGCGGGCGCGGGGGTCAGCGTCAACTCCTGGGGATTAGATCCCGCGTTCGCCGAGAATTTCGGGGCTTCGGGATCACTGTCCGACCAGGCATGGGGTGCGGCTCTGCTTCGCGCCGCGAGCGAAGCCCGTGGCGGCAAGGGAATGGTGATTGAAGTGTCGGGCGGGAACGAGCGTGGCAACAATGCGGACGCCGCCATGTCCAATTTCACCGGGAACAAGCTAACGATCGCGGTCGGAGCAATCACGGAGACTGGCGCGCCCACGCCCTATTCAACTCCGGGTGCGAGCTTACTGGTAACCGCGCCGGGGGGCGTGTCCAGCGGCGACCAATCTTTGAATGAGGGTTTTGGCATCTCATCGGCGGACGTGCAGGGCACCGCCGGCTATAATACCACCGAGGGCGCGGCAGGAGACTATGCCTATCAGAACCAGGGTACCTCCTACTCAGGTCCGATGGTGGGCGGCGCAGCGGCCCTGATGCTGCAGGCGAATCCGACTCTGGGCTTTCGCGACATCTCGACCATCCTGGCGCTCACGGCGCGCAAAGTGGACGCGACCAATGCCAGCTGGTTCCAGACGCACGCAAGCGACTGGAACCTGGGCGGTATGCATTTCTCGCGCGATTTCGGCTATGGCTTGATGGACGTATCGGCGGCCGTGCAACTCGCGGAATCCTGGACCTTGCCGGCAGGTACGGTCGCCAACTGGCAAAATGCAGAAGGAGTTTCGGCGACCGCTAGCGCCGCCATCCCCGACATCAGTCCAGCCGGGCTCACGGTGACGGCCAGCGTGGCCAGCAACGTGCGCATCGATCGGATGGAGTTCGACCTCAATCTCACTGCCGCCAACCCCAGCCAGCTGAGCGCCATCATCACGTCACCCAGCGGCACCACCGTGACGCTATTCGATCAGCCATTGACCCGCAATCTGGTCAGTGGCGTACCCGACATGAGCACGCCCGAGCCCTCCTGGCCGTCCACCTTCACCATCGGATCGACGGCGTTCCTAGGCGAACCCAGCTCCGGAACCTGGACGCTGAAACTCACCGATAAGGTTGCAGGCGAGGTCGCAACCTACAACAGCCTAACCGTGCGTGCCTGGGGCTCGATAATCACGGCCGACTCGCAATATGTGCTGACCGATGAGTTCTCCGTAGCGAACACCACTCTGACCGACTCAAGCGGCACGGATACGCTCAATGCCGCCGCCGTGTCCGGCGCTGTGCGGCTGGATCTGATTGCGGGTGACCAGTCCACGGTGGGCGCGGGTCAATTCACCATAGCTCCCGGCTCGGTCATCGAGAACGCGATCGGCGGTCTTGGGAACGACACGCTGATCGGCAACGCCGCCAACAATGTCCTGCGCGGCAATGCGGGCAACGACACCATAGACGGCAGTACCGGCATCGACACGGCGGTGTTCGGCGGTGGCCGGACCAACTACACGCTGACCAAGACGGGCACCGGCTTTACCGTCCTGGCGATGAGCGGGACAGACGGGACCGACACCATCACCGGCGTGGAACGCCTGCAGTTCTCCGATGCCAAGCTTGCGCTCGATCTGGACGGCAACGCGGGCAAGACCGCCAAGCTACTGGGCGTCGTATTTAGTCCTGCCTCGGTGTCAAACAAGCAGTTTGTCGGCATTGGTCTGAGCCTGCTTGATGGCGGGATGGCATACCCGGACCTGATGGGGGCGGCGCTGAGGGCTGCGGGCGCGACCAGCAACTCCGCAGTGGTCAATCTGCTATGGAATAACCTGTTTGGCTCTGCACCGACTTCAGAACAAGCCAAGCCGTTCGTCGATCTACTCGATAATGGCGCCCTTGGCGCAGGCGCGCTGGGCGTGGCTGCCGCGGAATTGCAGCTGAATCAGAGCAACATCAACCTGGTCGGTCTGCAGCAGACGGGAATCGAATACGCGTAG